Proteins from a genomic interval of Salipiger sp. CCB-MM3:
- a CDS encoding RidA family protein: protein MTDIQRTFQIDGVPEATGPWARAVEWNGLIFISGLRGIDPATGLPAATLEARMALILDHLQRTLAHHGSDLASVLSTRAYVTDMAGLRPAVNDFYETAFGAHLPTRTILEVAGLNQGDDVEIECTARRIGGAA from the coding sequence ATGACTGATATCCAAAGAACCTTCCAGATCGACGGCGTGCCCGAGGCGACCGGGCCTTGGGCGCGCGCGGTCGAGTGGAACGGGCTGATCTTCATCTCCGGCCTGCGGGGCATCGACCCCGCGACCGGCCTGCCCGCGGCCACCTTAGAGGCGCGCATGGCGCTGATCCTCGATCATCTGCAGCGCACGCTGGCGCATCACGGCAGCGATCTTGCATCGGTGCTGTCGACCCGCGCCTATGTCACCGATATGGCGGGTCTGCGCCCGGCGGTGAACGACTTTTATGAAACGGCCTTCGGGGCGCATCTGCCGACCCGCACCATCCTTGAGGTGGCCGGGCTCAATCAGGGGGACGACGTCGAGATCGAATGCACCGCCCGCCGCATCGGGGGTGCCGCGTGA
- a CDS encoding ABC transporter ATP-binding protein gives MSALMQSPTPAQTPAQPSAPSGAISLQGIGMEFRRRDTVVTALDGVSLDIPAGSFCSVLGPSGCGKSTLLSLVAGLAAPTRGTVTIDGSPLDGAFHDVGIVFQSDVLLPWMTITENVLLPAKVKRQDMQAARARAQALLDQTGLGDFGGAYPTELSGGMRQRASICRALLADPAVLLMDEPFGALDALTREKMQADLNRICSEQGKTVLFITHDIEEAVALADQLVVMSPRPGRILKHYQIDFPQPRRRETRRDPRFEEIVDEVRALFQQTGVL, from the coding sequence ATGAGTGCCCTGATGCAATCCCCGACACCCGCGCAAACACCCGCACAGCCCTCCGCCCCCAGCGGCGCCATCAGCCTGCAGGGCATCGGCATGGAGTTCCGCCGCCGCGACACGGTGGTCACCGCGCTCGACGGCGTGTCGCTCGACATTCCCGCGGGCAGCTTCTGCTCGGTGCTCGGCCCCAGCGGCTGCGGCAAGAGCACGCTGCTGTCGCTGGTCGCCGGGCTCGCCGCGCCGACGCGCGGCACGGTCACCATCGACGGCAGTCCGCTGGACGGCGCCTTCCATGACGTGGGCATCGTGTTCCAGAGCGACGTGCTGCTGCCGTGGATGACGATCACCGAGAACGTGCTGCTGCCCGCCAAGGTCAAGCGGCAGGACATGCAGGCCGCCCGCGCCCGCGCGCAGGCGCTGCTCGACCAGACCGGGCTTGGCGATTTCGGCGGCGCCTATCCCACCGAGCTTTCGGGCGGGATGCGCCAGCGCGCCTCGATCTGTCGCGCGCTGCTGGCCGATCCGGCGGTGCTGCTGATGGACGAGCCCTTTGGCGCGCTCGACGCGCTGACCCGCGAGAAGATGCAGGCCGATCTCAACCGCATCTGCAGCGAGCAGGGCAAGACCGTGCTGTTCATCACCCATGACATCGAAGAGGCGGTGGCGCTGGCCGATCAGCTGGTGGTGATGAGCCCGCGTCCGGGCCGCATACTCAAGCACTATCAGATCGACTTCCCGCAGCCGCGCCGCCGCGAGACCCGGCGCGATCCGCGCTTCGAAGAGATCGTCGACGAGGTGCGCGCGCTCTTCCAGCAGACCGGCGTGCTATGA
- a CDS encoding ABC transporter permease produces the protein MTDLKLDRWAPPVLAAAVLIAAWQLACVVFAIPTFVLPSPAEIAVATYANWPTLLGHTAVTFWESMLGFVLGIVIGLPLAVLITCSPLLERTLYPLLVASQAVPKVALAPVFVVWFGFGLLPKVLIAFSIAFFPIVVNTIAGLERTPPDMIRLMRSLGSSPSEIFWRVRIPMASPYIFAGLKISSAFAVVGAIVGEFIAATDGLGYLQMVANNNLQIPLLFSCLVMLSVLGGVIYYLVVALELLLLPAPLRALHDKEPKQ, from the coding sequence GTGACCGACCTGAAACTCGACCGCTGGGCACCGCCGGTGCTGGCGGCGGCGGTGCTGATCGCCGCGTGGCAACTGGCCTGCGTGGTGTTTGCCATCCCCACTTTCGTGCTGCCCTCGCCCGCCGAAATCGCCGTGGCGACCTATGCGAACTGGCCCACTCTACTGGGCCATACCGCCGTCACCTTCTGGGAGTCGATGCTGGGCTTCGTGCTCGGCATCGTCATCGGGCTGCCGCTGGCGGTGCTGATCACCTGCTCGCCGCTGCTCGAGCGCACGCTCTATCCGCTGCTGGTGGCCAGTCAGGCGGTGCCCAAAGTGGCGCTGGCGCCGGTCTTTGTGGTGTGGTTCGGCTTTGGTCTGCTGCCCAAAGTGCTGATCGCTTTTTCCATCGCCTTCTTTCCGATCGTGGTGAACACCATCGCCGGGCTGGAACGCACGCCGCCCGACATGATCCGGCTGATGCGCTCGCTGGGCAGCTCGCCGTCCGAGATCTTCTGGCGCGTGCGCATCCCCATGGCGAGCCCCTATATCTTTGCCGGGCTGAAGATCTCTTCGGCCTTCGCCGTGGTCGGTGCCATCGTCGGCGAGTTCATCGCCGCCACCGACGGGCTGGGCTATCTGCAGATGGTCGCCAACAACAACCTGCAGATCCCGCTGCTGTTCTCCTGCCTCGTGATGCTCTCGGTGCTGGGCGGGGTGATTTATTACCTCGTGGTGGCGCTCGAGCTTCTGCTGCTGCCCGCGCCGCTGCGCGCCCTGCACGACAAGGAGCCGAAACAATGA
- a CDS encoding ABC transporter substrate-binding protein has product MSQPTSTRKTKIRRAARCAAVALATTVTGSAAMAQDALSLRLNWTMKGEFTPFVVAASKGFFAEQDLDVTVKEGSGATLALQSVATGQDDFAYVPSVQVIQAINGGMPIQAIATVSKVDSMGMVARPGVTLATPADLQGKKVEIAASSTFNNIWDAFAAKNEIDKDAVEVVAVNPGARFGLLLSGQVDVLADIFITNELPVLEAKAGESLDHIAVGDFGFPIIGYTLVARSEMIESQPEVVRRFLDAAKEGFEFVSANPADAAEIAVAAYPEQLMPEATIGQVEALNAFLAEGSPSALFVGSDEGWQATLETLKDTGVIDAFEAPGSYYTNAFVTND; this is encoded by the coding sequence ACGGTCACCGGCAGCGCCGCCATGGCGCAGGACGCGCTGTCGCTGCGCCTCAACTGGACGATGAAGGGCGAGTTCACCCCCTTCGTCGTCGCCGCCAGCAAAGGGTTCTTTGCCGAGCAGGACCTCGACGTCACAGTCAAGGAAGGCAGCGGCGCGACGCTGGCGCTGCAGTCGGTCGCCACCGGGCAGGATGACTTTGCCTATGTCCCCTCGGTGCAGGTAATCCAGGCGATCAACGGCGGCATGCCGATCCAGGCGATCGCCACCGTCTCGAAGGTCGACTCGATGGGGATGGTCGCCCGCCCCGGCGTGACGCTCGCCACGCCCGCCGATCTGCAGGGCAAGAAGGTCGAGATCGCCGCCTCTTCGACCTTCAACAACATCTGGGACGCCTTCGCCGCCAAGAACGAGATCGACAAGGACGCAGTCGAGGTGGTGGCGGTGAACCCCGGCGCGCGCTTTGGCCTGCTGCTGTCGGGTCAGGTCGACGTGCTGGCCGACATCTTCATCACCAACGAGCTGCCGGTGCTGGAGGCGAAGGCCGGCGAAAGCCTCGATCACATCGCGGTCGGCGATTTCGGCTTTCCGATCATCGGCTACACGCTGGTCGCGCGCAGCGAGATGATCGAGAGCCAGCCCGAGGTGGTGCGCCGGTTCCTCGACGCCGCCAAGGAAGGCTTTGAGTTCGTCAGCGCCAATCCCGCCGATGCCGCCGAGATCGCCGTCGCCGCCTACCCCGAGCAGCTGATGCCCGAGGCGACCATCGGGCAGGTCGAGGCGCTTAACGCTTTTCTCGCCGAGGGATCGCCCTCGGCACTTTTCGTCGGCAGCGACGAGGGCTGGCAGGCGACGCTCGAGACCCTGAAGGACACCGGCGTGATCGACGCCTTCGAGGCCCCCGGCAGCTATTACACCAATGCCTTCGTGACCAACGACTGA